The nucleotide sequence TAGAAACCACCCTGCTCGCCCTACCCGAAGTACACAGTACCTTCCAGAACAGCATCCACACCATGCTCGAAACTCTCCGTTTCCGCGCCGAACTGGACGCTTCGCTAATAGAAGCTACAAGTTAAAACTAGTTTCCCTCCTCAGATGAGGAGGGGTTAGGGGTGGTTGACCTACCGTTGAACGACAACTAGTTTTGGCTTCTAGTTCTAGCTGCTCAACCACCCCTAGCCCCTCCTCACCTGAGGAGGGAAACTAGTTTTCTAGCTTCAACTCTGTCACCCCTCATCTGTCACCTACCTCAACGTATCCTATATGTCCGCCACGCCAACCGAAAACCTGCTCCGCCCACACGCCGAAGTGCTATATGCAGAAGAACTAGCCGCCCTGGCGGCAGTTGACGACCGGCCCAAACCCACCAACTGGAAACTCTCGCCGTGGGCAGTGGTAACCTACTTATTGGGCGGCAAGCTCGATAACGGGTTTGAAATCGAGCCCAAGTACATTGGGCAGCGGCGGCTGATGGAAATTGCGGTAGCCACCCTCGCCACCGATAGGGCCTTGCTGCTGCTTGGGGTGCCGGGCACGGCCAAAAGTTGGGTTTCCGAGCATCTGGTGGCAGCCATCAGTGGGCACTCCAACCTGCTGGTGCAAGGCACGGCGGGCACTTCCGAAGACGCTATCCGCTATTCCTGGAACTACGCCCGACTCATTGCCGAAGGTCCATCGTTGGGCGCGCTGGTGCCCTCGCCGCTGTTCAAGGGCATGCAGGAAGGCAGCCTCGTGCGCCTCGAAGAACTCACCCGCATCCCCTCCGACGTACAGGACACGCTCATTACCATGCTCTCGGAAAAGGTGCTGCCCATCCCCGAACTCGCCACCGAGGTGCAAGCTGCGCGCGGTTTCAACGTCAT is from Hymenobacter tibetensis and encodes:
- a CDS encoding ATP-binding protein; the encoded protein is MSATPTENLLRPHAEVLYAEELAALAAVDDRPKPTNWKLSPWAVVTYLLGGKLDNGFEIEPKYIGQRRLMEIAVATLATDRALLLLGVPGTAKSWVSEHLVAAISGHSNLLVQGTAGTSEDAIRYSWNYARLIAEGPSLGALVPSPLFKGMQEGSLVRLEELTRIPSDVQDTLITMLSEKVLPIPELATEVQAARGFNVIATANDRDKGVNELSSALRRRFNTVVLPLPTDLSEEVRIVQTRVAKQGKALQLPVEAPAVEQINRLVTIFRELRSGVTENGKTKLKSPSGTLSTGEAISVMNSGLALAAYFGDGSLRAHDLAAGLTGAVVKDPVQDRTVWLEYLETVVKERDGWKDLYRACREVVE